The following is a genomic window from Citrifermentans bemidjiense Bem.
CGACAGTCTCCTTGTACTTCTTGAGGACGAACTTTTTGAGACCGCCCCCCTGGGTGGAGAACACGGCGGTGTAGAGATCGGTGTCGACGGTAACATCCTTGGCAACAGCTGGCGCCTGCCCCGCCTGGGGTGCGGGCGCAGCGAGGGGCGCGGTGCCTGCGGTCGGTGCAACTGCCGCCGGTAAAGCAGGAGCGGAGGCGGAGCTCATGGCTGCCTGTTTGGCGCCTGGCGCAGTTAGCGGTTTGGGCGTCGGGAAAATGAAAGAGTAAGCGTAGAGGACCCCGATGGAGAGGAGTACCGCTATGATGAGACGTTTTTCCATGAAATTCTCCTGAAGAGACTATTTAACCGGATCGTACCCCCCCGGATGAAACGGGTGGCACTTCAGTACACGAGCGGCCGTCAACCACAACCCCTTTACGGGACCGTACTTTTCCAATGCTTGTAAGGAGTAATGCGA
Proteins encoded in this region:
- the yidD gene encoding membrane protein insertion efficiency factor YidD, with amino-acid sequence MLKEIFIGLVVFYQRFISPLKAPSCRFYPTCSHYSLQALEKYGPVKGLWLTAARVLKCHPFHPGGYDPVK